A window of Babylonia areolata isolate BAREFJ2019XMU chromosome 2, ASM4173473v1, whole genome shotgun sequence contains these coding sequences:
- the LOC143279390 gene encoding 4-hydroxyphenylpyruvate dioxygenase-like protein — MEPKCVHHIEFGVRNGLKHVQNFLSRYKFRLAGTRITPGSKQWLVSSSAVRFLITELSSKDNKGIGNDPYVHPWAFPTENNSQPVRDSVFNIALRVKNIEGFVNRLSKQNVQFIKPLQTVSDPMGSVRVCMVKSCVGNVVHTLVEDSQYSGFFLPGFQTAENDKQTICDVDEMSLTGLSSPRPAIDLQHIDHVTFCVPRGSSVDMIKWYEKCFGMKRFFINREDDDAEGFVISGKDVGMRLKAFEYWKCAETGLATEEKAMGSVKFVIAETLPDQGPNQLEMFLKNHGGAGVQHVGLHTGDIVGAISQLQANGVKFNEAPYTYYTEVGRLKEMLMMGVDVDLIRQNGILVDLERDDDVHTTNVGGDTAPGASEATDVRYLMQKFTQPLFDADTFYLEVIQRVGATGFGSGNITALWRSLQAYFQEKEMHHSKDTRDQS, encoded by the exons ATGGAGCCGAAGTGCGTCCATCACATTGAGTTTGGAGTTCGAAATGGACTGAAACATGTCCAGAATTTCCTTTCTCGGTACAAGTTTCGTTTGGCAGGAACGAGGATAACGCCTGGCTCAAAACAGTGGCTCGTCTCTTCCAGTGCGGTTCGATTTCTTATCACAGAACTTTCGTCGAAAGACAACAAGGGGATTGGAAACGACCCGTACGTCCATCCTTGGGCTTTTCCGACAGAAAATAACTCACAGCCTGTCAGAGACTCTGTGTTTAACATAGCTTTACGTGTGAAGAACATTGAAGGGTTTGTCAATCGTTTGTCCAAGCAAAACGTCCAGTTCATAAAACCTTTGCAAACTGTTTCTGACCCGATGGGATCAGTACGTGTGTGCATGGTCAAGTCTTGTGTGGGCAATGTCGTTCATACGTTAGTGGAAGACAGTCAATATTCTGGTTTCTTTTTGCCGGGATTTCAAACAGCTGAAAACGACAAACAAACGATTTGTGATGTGGACGAAATGAGTTTAACCGGTTTGTCTTCACCGCGCCCGGCGATTGACCTTCAGCATATCGACCACGTGACCTTTTGTGTACCACGTGGGTCGTCTGTTGATATGATCAAGTGGTACGAAAAATGTTTCGGTATGAAACGCTTTTTTATCAACAG AGAGGACGATGATGCGGAAGGGTTTGTGATCAGCGGGAAAGATGTGGGAATGCGGCTGAAAGCCTTTGAATACTGGAAATGCGCAGAGACAGGACTTGCCACAGAGGAGAAAGCCATGGGCAGTGTAAAGTTTGTTATAGCTGAGACCCTGCCAGATCaag GTCCTAACCAGCTGGAGATGTTTCTGAAGAACcacgggggtgcgggggtgcagCACGTGGGTCTCCACACGGGGGACATAGTGGGCGCCATCAGCCAGCTGCAGGCCAATGGGGTCAAGTTCAATGAGGCGCCCTACACCTACTACACTGAG GTGGGGCGGCTGAAGGAGATGCTGATGATGGGAGTGGATGTGGATCTGATCCGGCAGAACGGAATCCTTGTGGACCTGGAGAGGGACGATGACGTCCACACCACCAACGTTGGGGGTGACACCGCCCCAGGGGCTTCAGAGGCCACTGATGTCAG GTATCTGATGCAGAAGTTCACCCAGCCGCTGTTTGACGCAGACACCTTTTACCTGGAGGTGATCCAGAGGGTGGGGGCTACAGGGTTCGGGTCCGGCAACATCACGGCCCTGTGGCGCTCCCTGCAGGCCTACTTCCAGGAGAAAGAGATGCACCACTCCAAGGACACACGTGACCAGTCCTGA